A stretch of the Muntiacus reevesi chromosome 8, mMunRee1.1, whole genome shotgun sequence genome encodes the following:
- the LOC136173197 gene encoding protein SET-like, which translates to MAPKHQYSLPPQAKKLKKARPTPASRPDEASASSNLPKEEKEQQEAIEHIDEVQNEIGRLNEQASEEILKVEQKYNKLRQPFFQKRSELIAKIPNVWVTTFVNHSQVSALLGEEDEEALHYLTRVEVTEFEDIKSGYRIDFYFDENPYFENKILSKEFHLNESGDPSSKSTEIKWKSGKDLTKRSSQTQNKASRKRQHEEPESFFTWFTDHSDAGADELGEVIKDAIWPNPLQYYLVPDMDDEEGEGEEDDDDDEEEEGLEDVDEEGNEDGEEDEDDDEGEEDEGEDD; encoded by the coding sequence ATGGCCCCCAAACACCAGTATTCTCTTCCACCTCAAgcgaagaaactgaagaaagccAGGCCGACTCCTGCCTCCAGGCCAGACGAGGCATCTGCTTCTTCAAATTTGccgaaggaagaaaaagaacagcaGGAAGCAATTGAACATATtgatgaagtacaaaatgaaatagGCAGACTTAATGAACAAGCCAGTGAGGAGATTTTGAAAGTAGAACAGAAATATAACAAACTCCGCCAACCATTTTTTCAGAAGAGGTCAGAACTGATCGCCAAAATCCCCAATGTTTGGGTAACAACATTTGTTAACCATTCACAAGTGTCTGCACTGCTTGGGGAGGAGGATGAAGAGGCGCTGCATTATTTGACAAGAGTTGAAGTGACAGAATTTGAAGACATTAAATCAGGTTAcagaatagatttttattttgatgaaaaccCTTACTTCGAAAATAAAATTCTCTCCAAAGAATTTCATCTGAATGAGAGTGGTGACCCATCTTCAAAGTCCACTGAAATCAAATGGAAATCTGGAAAGGATTTGACGAAACGATCAAGTCAAACACAGAATAAAGCCAGCAGGAAGAGACAGCATGAGGAACCAGAAAGCTTCTTCACCTGGTTTACTGATCATTCTGATGCAGGTGCAGATGAATTAGGAGAGGTCATCAAAGATGCTATTTGGCCAAATCCGTTACAGTACTACTTGGTTCCTGACATGGATgatgaggaaggggaaggagaagaggatgacgacgatgatgaagaggaggaaggatTGGAAGATGTTGATGAAGAAGGGAATGAGGATGgtgaagaagatgaagatgatgatgaggGAGAGGAAGATGAAGGAGAAGATGACTAA
- the MSL2 gene encoding E3 ubiquitin-protein ligase MSL2 gives MNPVNATALYISASRLVLNYDPGDPKAFTEINRLLPYFRQSLSCCVCGHLLQDPIAPTNSTCQHYVCKSCKGKKMMMKPSCSWCKDYEQFEENKQLSILVNCYKKLCEYITQTALARDIIEAVDCSSDILALLNDGSLFCEETEKPSDSSFTLCLTHSPLPSTSEPTTDPQASLSPISESTLSIAIGSSVINGLPTYNGLSIDRFGINIPSPEHSNTIDVCNTVDIKTEDLSDSLPPVCDTVASDLCSTGIDICSFSEDIKPGDSLLLSVEEVLRSLETVSNTEVCCPNLQPNLEATVSNGPFLQLSSQSLSHNVFMSTSPALHGLSCTAATPKVAKLNRKRSRSESDSEKVQPLPISTIIRGPTLGASAPVTVKRESKISLQPIATVPNGGTTPKISKTVLLSTKSMKKSHEHGSKKSHSKTKPGILKKDKTVKEKIPSHHFMPGSPTKTVYKKPQEKKGCKCGRATQNPSVLTCRGQRCPCYSNRKACLDCICRGCQNSYMANGEKKLEAFAVPEKALEQTRLTLGINVTSIAVRNASTSTSVINVTGSPVTTFLAASTHDEKSLDEAIDMRFDC, from the coding sequence GACATTTGCTACAAGATCCTATTGCACCCACCAACTCAACCTGCCAACACTATGTCTGCAAAAGTTGTAAAGGCAAGAAAATGATGATGAAACCTTCATGTAGCTGGTGCAAAGACTATGAGCAGTTTGAGGAAAACAAGCAGTTAAGCATCTTAGTGAACTGCTACAAAAAACTATGTGAATATATAACACAGACTGCATTGGCACGGGATATAATAGAAGCAGTCGACTGTTCTTCTGATATTTTGGCTTTGCTTAATGATGGATCCTTGTTTTGTGAGGAGACGGAAAAACCCTCAGATTCATCCTTTACTttgtgtttgacacattccccctTACCTTCAACCTCAGAACCCACAACTGATCCTCAAGCTAGTTTATCTCCAATATCTGAAAGCACCCTCAGCATTGCTATTGGCAGTTCTGTTATCAATGGTTTGCCTACTTACAATGGGCTTTCAATAGATAGATTTGGTATAAATATTCCTTCACCTGAACATTCAAATACGATTGATGTATGTAACACTGTTGACATAAAAACTGAGGATCTGTCTGACAGTTTGCCACCTGTCTGTGACACCGTAGCCTCTGACTTATGTTCCACAGGCATTGATATTTGCAGTTTCAGTGAAGATATAAAACCTGGTGACTCTCTGTTACTGAGTGTTGAGGAAGTACTCCGCAGCTTAGAAACTGTTTCAAACACAGAAGTTTGTTGCCCTAATTTGCAGCCCAACTTGGAAGCCACTGTATCCAATGGACCGTTTCTGCAGCTTTCTTCCCAATCTCTTAGCCATAATGTTTTTATGTCCACCAGTCCTGCACTTCATGGATTATCATGTACAGCTGCAACTCCGAAGGTAGCAAAGCTGAATAGAAAACGATCCAGGTCAGAAAGCGACAGTGAGAAAGTTCAACCACTTCCAATTTCTACCATTATCCGAGGCCCAACATTGGGGGCATCTGCTCCTGTGACAGTGAAACGGGAGAGCAAAATTTCTCTTCAGCCTATAGCAACTGTTCCCAATGGAGGCACAACACCCAAAATCAGCAAAACTGTGCTTTTATCTACTAAAAGCATGAAAAAGAGTCATGAACATGGATCCAAGAAATCTCACTCTAAAACCAAGCCAGGTAttcttaaaaaagacaaaacagtaaAGGAAAAGATTCCCAGTCATCATTTTATGCCAGGAAGTCCTACCAAGACTGTGTATAAAAAGCCCCAGGAAAAGAAAGGGTGTAAATGTGGGCGTGCTACTCAAAATCCAAGTGTTCTTACATGCCGCGGCCAACGCTGCCCTTGCTACTCTAACCGCAAAGCCTGCTTAGATTGTATATGTCGTGGCTGCCAAAACTCCTATATGGCCAATGGGGAGAAGAAGCTGGAGGCATTTGCTGTGCCAGAAAAGGCTTTGGAGCAGACCAGGCTCACTTTGGGCATTAATGTGACTAGCATTGCTGTGCGCAATGCTAGTACCAGCACCAGTGTAATTAATGTCACAGGGTCCCCAGTAACGACGTTTTTAGCTGCCAGTACACATGATGAGAAAAGTTTGGATGAAGCTATAGACATGAGATTCGACTGTTAA